A genomic region of Chloroflexota bacterium contains the following coding sequences:
- a CDS encoding GDP-mannose 4,6-dehydratase: MKVLVTGGAGFIGSHVVDVLIEAGHQVAIVDSLWEHGGGRTDNLNPRATFYKMDVRDAALAQVFEKERPEAICHLAAQHSVKISTDDPAYDAQVNVLGLINLLQCATKFGARKVVFSSSGATYGTVEKMPVREETPQHPESPYGITKMASEYYLGFWKDMYGLDFTALRYGNVYGPRQDPTGEAGVIAIFARLLILGEPVRIDWDGEQQKDYVYARDVARANLLALARGSGQAFCIATGMGTSVNALYRGLAHHIGKESSIVRAPKRPGDIYLTYFDCSKAERELGWKPEVDLELGLKLTVDFFRATVK, translated from the coding sequence GTGAAAGTCTTGGTGACCGGTGGCGCGGGCTTTATCGGCTCGCATGTGGTAGACGTGTTGATCGAAGCAGGACATCAGGTCGCGATTGTGGATAGTCTGTGGGAACATGGCGGCGGGCGGACCGATAACCTCAATCCGCGCGCGACGTTTTACAAAATGGATGTGCGTGATGCGGCGCTCGCCCAAGTGTTTGAGAAAGAACGCCCCGAAGCGATTTGCCACCTCGCCGCGCAGCACAGCGTGAAAATTTCGACGGACGACCCGGCGTACGACGCGCAAGTCAACGTCCTGGGTCTGATCAACCTCTTGCAATGCGCGACCAAGTTTGGCGCGCGCAAAGTTGTATTCTCCTCGTCTGGCGCGACGTACGGCACCGTCGAGAAAATGCCGGTGCGCGAAGAAACGCCGCAGCATCCCGAATCGCCGTATGGTATCACGAAAATGGCGAGCGAGTACTATCTAGGATTCTGGAAAGATATGTACGGACTCGATTTCACCGCGTTGCGCTACGGCAACGTGTACGGTCCCCGCCAAGACCCGACCGGCGAAGCCGGCGTCATCGCGATTTTTGCGCGCTTGCTCATCCTGGGCGAACCCGTGCGAATTGACTGGGACGGCGAACAGCAAAAGGATTACGTGTACGCGCGCGATGTCGCGCGCGCGAATTTGCTCGCTCTCGCGCGCGGCTCGGGGCAAGCGTTTTGCATCGCGACCGGGATGGGCACATCGGTCAACGCATTGTATCGCGGCTTGGCGCACCACATCGGCAAAGAATCGTCCATCGTGCGCGCGCCGAAACGTCCCGGCGATATTTATTTGACGTACTTTGATTGCTCGAAAGCGGAACGCGAACTGGGTTGGAAGCCCGAAGTGGATTTAGAGTTGGGGCTGAAACTAACCGTTGATTTCTTCCGTGCGACTGTAAAATAG
- a CDS encoding HEPN domain-containing protein, producing the protein MSEDRAREVAANLERAEQSLGAARDLLEKGYHDFAASRAYYSAFYAATAILLIAGLEFGKHSGVVASIHQRFVKTGNLTKEQGKNLNWLFELRSVGDYGGVVHVSQPQCEQAIRVAEDFLVTIKSLIE; encoded by the coding sequence ATGAGCGAGGATCGCGCGCGCGAAGTCGCAGCAAATCTCGAGCGCGCCGAACAATCACTTGGCGCAGCGCGCGATCTGCTTGAAAAGGGATACCATGATTTTGCCGCGTCGCGCGCGTACTATTCCGCGTTTTATGCGGCGACGGCGATTTTGCTAATCGCGGGCTTGGAGTTTGGCAAACACAGTGGAGTGGTTGCTTCCATACACCAGCGATTTGTCAAAACCGGCAATCTGACGAAAGAGCAAGGCAAGAACTTGAATTGGTTATTCGAATTGCGTAGTGTTGGTGACTATGGCGGCGTGGTGCATGTGTCTCAGCCACAATGTGAACAGGCGATCCGCGTCGCTGAAGATTTCCTGGTCACGATCAAATCGTTGATTGAGTAA
- a CDS encoding nucleotidyltransferase domain-containing protein codes for MATMAQVLRECRIALANYYGTQFKGLVLYGSVARRQADPTSDIDLLVLLSQPFDFFLELRRIVDLLYPIQLESEQLISAKPAPVDEFENGALQLYRNAKREGVAV; via the coding sequence ATGGCGACAATGGCTCAAGTTTTGCGCGAGTGTCGGATCGCGCTTGCAAACTACTACGGTACGCAGTTCAAGGGTCTGGTGCTTTATGGTTCGGTTGCGCGCAGGCAAGCTGACCCGACCAGCGATATAGATTTGCTCGTTCTGTTGAGCCAGCCCTTTGATTTCTTTCTCGAGCTGAGGCGGATTGTAGATTTGCTTTATCCAATTCAATTGGAATCGGAACAACTCATTTCTGCCAAGCCGGCGCCGGTAGATGAGTTCGAGAACGGCGCGCTTCAACTTTATCGTAATGCCAAGCGCGAGGGTGTCGCTGTATGA
- a CDS encoding C_GCAxxG_C_C family protein has protein sequence MTNPTDRAVSAFQDGFACSQAVLSAFASDLDLPTDLALKLAAPFGGGIARRGEMCGAVSGALLVIGLTTGNVAAQDQEAKDRTYALVREFIVRFQARHSTITCRELLDCDISVPAELQRARDAQLFANVCPKLVRSAAEIVGELTDGTVR, from the coding sequence ATGACCAATCCAACTGATCGCGCCGTGAGCGCATTTCAAGATGGTTTTGCTTGTTCGCAAGCCGTTCTATCGGCGTTTGCGTCTGACCTGGATTTGCCGACCGACCTCGCGCTGAAACTTGCCGCGCCGTTCGGCGGGGGCATCGCGCGGCGCGGCGAAATGTGCGGCGCCGTATCCGGCGCGTTGCTGGTGATCGGTCTCACGACCGGCAATGTCGCCGCGCAAGACCAGGAGGCGAAAGATCGCACGTACGCCTTGGTGCGTGAATTCATTGTCCGCTTCCAGGCGCGCCACAGTACGATCACATGCCGCGAATTGCTTGACTGTGACATCAGCGTACCCGCCGAATTGCAACGCGCGCGCGACGCGCAACTGTTTGCAAATGTTTGTCCCAAGCTGGTGCGGAGCGCGGCAGAGATTGTGGGAGAGTTGACGGACGGAACTGTACGGTGA